The Micromonospora sp. M71_S20 genome window below encodes:
- a CDS encoding DUF47 domain-containing protein, whose protein sequence is MKFSFRPNEGAFYELFTRAAQNLVKGTELLNELALPGVEVQSVSERLTEVEHDSDQITHELYKKINSTFITPFDREDIYRLGSLLDDVMDHLEAVGNLLYLYGLTKLPSLPREMHEMVNVLDAQAKLTADAMPRLKSMKDLEDYWIECNRLENDGDQVYRMLLVRLFSGEYDALTVLKMKEVADELEAACDAFEHVANTVETIAVKES, encoded by the coding sequence GTGAAGTTTTCCTTCCGCCCGAACGAGGGCGCCTTCTACGAGCTCTTCACCAGGGCCGCGCAGAACCTGGTGAAGGGCACCGAGCTGCTCAACGAGCTGGCCCTCCCCGGGGTGGAGGTGCAGTCGGTCAGCGAGCGGCTCACCGAGGTGGAGCACGACAGCGATCAGATCACCCACGAGCTGTACAAGAAGATCAACTCGACCTTCATCACGCCGTTCGACCGGGAGGACATCTACCGGCTCGGGTCGCTGCTCGACGACGTGATGGACCACCTCGAGGCGGTCGGCAACCTGCTCTACCTCTACGGCCTGACCAAGCTCCCCTCGCTGCCCCGCGAGATGCACGAGATGGTCAACGTCCTGGACGCGCAGGCGAAGCTGACCGCCGACGCCATGCCGCGCCTGAAGTCGATGAAGGACCTCGAGGACTACTGGATCGAGTGCAACCGGCTGGAGAACGACGGCGACCAGGTGTACCGGATGCTGCTGGTCCGCCTCTTCTCCGGCGAGTACGACGCGCTGACGGTGCTGAAGATGAAGGAGGTCGCTGACGAGCTGGAGGCCGCCTGCGACGCCTTCGAGCACGTGGCCAACACCGTCGAGACCATCGCGGTCAAGGAGTCCTGA
- a CDS encoding DUF402 domain-containing protein: MPSDVVRVIYRKYDGSAHRDYPARRLAEDELGVWLGVTEGTKSVYHGRPSVEQIPFVLLVPHHAWWTGMFNPPPRTSEVYCDIASPARWENDDTVHLIDLDLDVVRRRATGLVELRDEDEFAEHRARFGYPDDVVTQAEAAARWLLGALGDGVEPFATSYRKWLALVV, encoded by the coding sequence ATGCCGAGCGACGTGGTCCGCGTGATCTACCGCAAGTACGACGGCAGCGCCCATCGTGACTACCCGGCCCGCCGTCTGGCCGAGGACGAGCTCGGCGTCTGGCTCGGCGTGACCGAGGGCACGAAGTCCGTCTACCACGGCCGGCCGTCGGTGGAGCAGATCCCGTTCGTCCTCCTGGTGCCGCACCACGCCTGGTGGACCGGCATGTTCAACCCGCCGCCCCGGACCAGCGAGGTCTACTGCGACATCGCCAGCCCGGCCCGCTGGGAGAACGACGACACCGTCCACCTCATCGACCTCGACCTCGACGTGGTGCGTCGGCGGGCGACCGGCCTGGTGGAGCTGCGCGACGAGGACGAGTTCGCCGAGCACCGCGCCCGCTTCGGCTACCCGGACGACGTGGTGACGCAGGCCGAGGCGGCGGCCCGGTGGCTCCTCGGGGCGCTGGGCGACGGCGTCGAACCGTTCGCCACGTCGTACCGGAAGTGGTTGGCCCTGGTGGTCTGA
- the sigJ gene encoding RNA polymerase sigma factor SigJ has product MGDLVAEFEVERGRLLAVAHRMLGSRSEAEDAVQETWLRYAAALADPAARAEIRHLGAWLTTTCARICLDVLRSARVRREAYPGQWLPEPVVTPLDQGPRTDGFAPDPAERAVRADQVGTALMVVLERLAPEQRVAFVLHDVFAVPFSRIAEVLGTTDAAARQLASRARRAVHASDAPRHTADAVEQRRVLAAFVAAVESGELDALVRVLAPDVVAIGDSGGHFPAARRPVVGADSVARFVLGLFGRAGRYGGTLRARRVLVDGVEGLHMESPHPDGRTLRVIAALAVDDGRVTGLFHQLNPEKLGDLPPLTAEDGWPPRW; this is encoded by the coding sequence GTGGGGGATCTGGTGGCGGAGTTCGAGGTGGAGCGGGGGCGGCTGCTGGCGGTGGCCCACCGGATGCTCGGCAGCCGCAGCGAGGCGGAGGACGCCGTCCAGGAGACCTGGCTGCGGTACGCCGCCGCGCTCGCCGACCCGGCGGCCCGCGCCGAGATCCGGCACCTCGGCGCCTGGCTCACCACCACCTGCGCCCGAATCTGCCTCGACGTGCTCCGCTCGGCGCGGGTGCGGCGGGAGGCGTACCCGGGCCAGTGGCTGCCGGAGCCCGTGGTGACGCCACTCGACCAGGGCCCGCGTACCGACGGCTTCGCGCCCGACCCCGCCGAGCGGGCGGTCCGCGCCGACCAGGTCGGCACCGCCCTGATGGTGGTGCTGGAGCGGCTCGCCCCGGAGCAGCGGGTCGCGTTCGTGCTGCACGACGTCTTCGCCGTGCCGTTCTCCCGGATCGCCGAGGTGCTCGGTACGACCGACGCCGCCGCCCGCCAGCTCGCCTCCCGGGCCCGCCGGGCGGTGCACGCGTCCGACGCGCCCCGGCACACCGCCGACGCCGTCGAGCAGCGCCGGGTGCTCGCCGCCTTCGTGGCCGCCGTCGAGTCGGGCGAGCTGGACGCGCTGGTGCGGGTGCTCGCCCCGGACGTCGTCGCCATCGGCGACAGCGGCGGCCACTTCCCGGCGGCCCGACGCCCGGTGGTCGGGGCCGACTCGGTGGCCCGCTTCGTCCTGGGCCTGTTCGGCCGCGCCGGCCGGTACGGCGGCACGCTGCGCGCCCGTCGGGTGCTTGTCGACGGCGTGGAGGGCCTGCACATGGAGAGCCCGCACCCGGACGGCCGGACGCTGCGGGTAATCGCCGCCCTCGCGGTTGACGACGGCCGGGTGACCGGGTTGTTCCACCAGCTCAACCCGGAGAAGCTGGGCGACCTGCCGCCGCTGACGGCCGAGGACGGCTGGCCGCCGCGCTGGTGA
- a CDS encoding AI-2E family transporter: MASSDVSCPPTGVGGPVSCQEVRLSRFEQIRGRLRRAYESGRESVRARRTDPVDGPEPAGVASPTSPGPAAAPSATVVGAPPPGAMHNSTSSRDDADVPHALRIAAAWSWRLIVIGVVAWALLKIVGTVRIVVIPLAVALLLSALLAPAVGWLLRARFPRSMATAVVLVGGLAGVIGTLTLVVNEFIQGVPELSKKSSEGVRQIQDWLKTGPLHLSDGQLDNYIEEGQKWINNNTEKFTSGALSTAATLAEVLTGTLLVLFATFFFLRDGNKIWRFLVRLLPVAARWKVDDAGRASWATLVAYVRATVLVAFIDAVGIGVFLVIFDIPFAFPLAALVFLGAFIPIVGATLSGVVAVLVALVDSGPVTALIILGAVIGVQQVEGHLLQPLIMGRAVAIHPLAVIIGIAAGVVLAGITGALVSVPLIAVLNTAVRRLAARTVPDTPPDAVVVASQAP, translated from the coding sequence GTGGCGTCGTCGGACGTATCCTGTCCGCCCACCGGCGTGGGCGGGCCGGTCTCTTGCCAGGAGGTGCGCTTGAGCCGCTTCGAGCAGATACGCGGACGGCTCCGTCGCGCGTACGAGTCGGGCCGGGAGTCGGTGCGCGCGCGCCGTACGGACCCGGTCGACGGCCCCGAACCGGCCGGCGTGGCCTCGCCGACGTCCCCCGGACCGGCGGCGGCGCCGTCCGCGACCGTGGTCGGCGCCCCGCCGCCCGGGGCGATGCACAACTCCACCTCCAGCCGGGACGACGCGGACGTGCCGCACGCGTTGCGGATAGCCGCCGCGTGGTCCTGGCGGCTGATCGTGATCGGCGTGGTGGCCTGGGCGCTGCTGAAGATCGTCGGCACGGTCCGGATCGTGGTCATCCCGCTGGCCGTCGCGCTGCTGCTCTCGGCGCTGCTCGCGCCAGCGGTCGGCTGGCTGCTGCGGGCCCGGTTCCCCCGGTCCATGGCGACGGCGGTGGTCCTGGTGGGCGGCCTGGCCGGGGTGATCGGCACGCTGACCCTGGTGGTGAACGAGTTCATCCAGGGCGTGCCGGAGCTGAGCAAGAAGTCCTCGGAGGGCGTCCGGCAGATCCAGGACTGGCTGAAGACCGGCCCGCTGCACCTCTCCGACGGCCAACTCGACAACTACATCGAGGAGGGCCAGAAGTGGATCAACAACAACACCGAGAAGTTCACCAGCGGCGCCCTCTCCACGGCCGCCACGCTGGCTGAGGTGCTGACCGGCACGCTGCTGGTGCTCTTCGCCACCTTCTTCTTCCTGCGGGACGGCAACAAGATCTGGCGCTTCCTGGTCCGGCTGCTGCCGGTGGCCGCCCGCTGGAAGGTCGACGACGCCGGGCGGGCGTCCTGGGCGACCCTGGTCGCCTACGTCCGGGCGACCGTGCTGGTCGCCTTCATCGACGCGGTCGGCATCGGCGTCTTCCTGGTCATCTTCGACATCCCGTTCGCCTTCCCGCTCGCCGCGCTGGTCTTCCTCGGGGCGTTCATCCCGATCGTCGGGGCGACCCTGTCGGGCGTCGTCGCGGTCCTGGTGGCGCTGGTCGACAGCGGCCCGGTGACCGCGCTGATCATCCTCGGCGCGGTGATCGGGGTGCAGCAGGTGGAGGGGCATCTCCTCCAGCCGCTGATCATGGGTCGGGCGGTGGCCATCCATCCGCTCGCGGTCATCATCGGCATCGCGGCCGGCGTGGTCCTCGCCGGGATCACCGGCGCGCTGGTCTCGGTGCCGCTGATCGCCGTGCTCAACACGGCCGTGCGCCGGCTCGCCGCCCGCACCGTCCCGGACACCCCGCCCGACGCCGTCGTCGTCGCCTCCCAGGCACCCTGA
- the pstB gene encoding phosphate ABC transporter ATP-binding protein PstB, whose protein sequence is MAKRIEASNVTAYYGAFKAIENINLTVEPKTVTALIGPSGCGKSTFLRSINRMHEVLPGARVEGSLTIDDQDIYDRDVDVTAVRRMIGMVFQRPNPFPTMSIFENVVAGLRLNGVRRKSILEEAAERALRSANLWDEVKDRLGKPGAGLSGGQQQRLCIARTIAVEPQVVLMDEPCSALDPISTLAIEDLMFQLKDKFTIIIVTHNMQQAARVSDRTAFFSIEKTGDPGRLIEYDNTQKIFSNPGVKKTEDYITGRFG, encoded by the coding sequence ATGGCCAAGCGCATCGAAGCCTCGAACGTCACCGCCTACTACGGCGCCTTCAAGGCGATCGAGAACATCAACCTGACGGTCGAGCCGAAGACGGTGACCGCCCTGATCGGCCCGTCCGGCTGCGGCAAGTCCACCTTCCTGCGGTCGATCAACCGGATGCACGAGGTGCTCCCCGGCGCCCGGGTCGAGGGCAGCCTCACCATCGACGACCAGGACATCTACGACCGGGACGTGGACGTCACCGCCGTTCGGCGCATGATCGGCATGGTCTTCCAGCGGCCGAACCCGTTCCCCACCATGAGCATCTTCGAGAACGTGGTGGCCGGGCTGCGGCTCAACGGCGTACGCAGGAAGTCGATCCTGGAGGAGGCGGCCGAGCGGGCGCTCCGCTCGGCCAACCTCTGGGACGAGGTGAAGGACCGGCTGGGCAAGCCCGGCGCCGGTCTCTCCGGCGGTCAGCAGCAGCGGCTCTGCATCGCCCGGACCATCGCCGTCGAGCCGCAGGTGGTGCTGATGGACGAGCCCTGCTCGGCGCTCGACCCGATCTCCACGCTGGCCATCGAGGACCTGATGTTCCAGCTCAAGGACAAGTTCACCATCATCATCGTCACGCACAACATGCAGCAGGCCGCCCGCGTCTCGGACCGGACCGCATTCTTCTCGATCGAGAAGACCGGCGACCCGGGCCGCCTCATCGAGTACGACAACACGCAGAAGATCTTCAGCAACCCCGGCGTGAAGAAGACCGAGGACTACATCACCGGCCGCTTCGGCTGA
- a CDS encoding Gfo/Idh/MocA family protein, giving the protein MTRWGILATGNIAARFAEDLRLVPGAELAAVGSRTAESAERFAARHGVPRAYASWAELAADDELDVVYVATPHAAHYEAATTCLAAGRAVLLEKPFTLDLATSVELVDTARAAGVFLMEAMWMRTNPLVRRLCGLVADGEIGTVTGVRADFGVAGPFPPEHRMRARTLGGGALLDLGVYPVSLAHLLLGVPDHVRSWAKLSPEGVDENTGIVLGYDSGAVATLSCGMVGAPPLVASVTGTTGRIDLPEPFFRPGSLTLHRAGAEPETIAGELVGGGYQYEAAEVQRCLAEGLLESPLVPHAATLEVMALLDSVRAQIGVSYS; this is encoded by the coding sequence ATGACTCGATGGGGCATCCTGGCCACCGGCAACATCGCCGCCCGTTTCGCCGAGGACCTGCGCCTGGTCCCGGGCGCCGAACTCGCGGCGGTCGGCTCGCGGACCGCCGAGAGCGCGGAGCGGTTCGCGGCCCGGCACGGCGTGCCGCGGGCGTACGCCTCCTGGGCGGAACTCGCCGCGGACGACGAGCTGGACGTCGTCTACGTCGCCACCCCGCACGCCGCGCACTACGAGGCGGCCACGACCTGCCTCGCGGCCGGCCGGGCGGTGCTGCTGGAGAAGCCGTTCACCCTCGACCTGGCGACCAGCGTCGAGCTGGTGGACACCGCCCGTGCGGCCGGGGTCTTCCTGATGGAGGCCATGTGGATGCGGACGAACCCGCTCGTCCGCCGGCTCTGCGGGCTGGTCGCGGACGGCGAGATCGGCACGGTGACCGGCGTCCGGGCCGACTTCGGGGTGGCCGGGCCGTTCCCGCCGGAGCACCGGATGCGGGCCCGTACGCTCGGCGGCGGCGCCCTGCTCGACCTCGGCGTCTACCCGGTCAGCCTGGCCCACCTGCTGCTCGGCGTGCCCGACCACGTCCGGTCCTGGGCGAAGCTGAGCCCGGAGGGGGTGGACGAGAACACCGGCATCGTCCTCGGGTACGACTCGGGCGCGGTCGCCACCCTCAGCTGCGGCATGGTCGGCGCGCCCCCGCTGGTCGCCTCGGTCACCGGCACCACCGGCCGGATCGACCTGCCCGAGCCGTTCTTCCGCCCCGGCTCGCTGACCCTGCACCGGGCCGGCGCCGAGCCGGAGACGATCGCCGGCGAGCTGGTCGGCGGCGGCTACCAGTACGAGGCGGCCGAGGTCCAGCGCTGCCTCGCCGAGGGCCTCCTGGAGAGCCCCCTGGTCCCCCACGCCGCCACGCTGGAGGTGATGGCGCTCCTCGACTCCGTCCGCGCCCAGATCGGCGTCTCCTACTCCTGA
- a CDS encoding inorganic phosphate transporter, whose protein sequence is MSPELIAVLAVIAVALAFDYTNGFHDAANAIATSISTRALTPRVALAMAAVGNFIGAHFGAEVAKTVGSGLVKLPTGTSSLGIVFAGVIGAIVWNLVTWYYGLPSSSSHALIGGLVGSTVAASGTVLWTGIGESVIIPMILSPMVGFVLGYVVMIAVQWIFRKGHPGRLNRGFRWAQTASAAAMSVGHGMQDAAKTIGIVVLALYVGGYQDDPSFIPEWAFWTSAAVLAAGTYAGGWRIIRTLGRKIIDLRPPEGFAAETVASGVLYFNALVLGAPISTTHTITSAIMGVGATKRLSAVRWGVAGNIVGAWILTFPAAGSIGALMYFLFRPLFS, encoded by the coding sequence GTGAGTCCCGAACTCATCGCCGTGCTGGCGGTGATCGCGGTGGCGTTGGCGTTCGACTACACCAACGGCTTCCACGACGCCGCCAACGCGATCGCGACCAGCATCTCCACGCGGGCGCTCACACCCCGGGTGGCCCTGGCCATGGCGGCGGTCGGCAACTTCATCGGCGCCCACTTCGGCGCCGAGGTGGCCAAGACCGTCGGTAGCGGCCTCGTGAAACTGCCCACCGGGACGTCGAGCCTCGGCATCGTCTTCGCCGGCGTGATCGGCGCGATCGTGTGGAACCTGGTCACCTGGTACTACGGCCTGCCGTCGTCCTCGTCGCACGCGCTGATCGGCGGCCTGGTCGGCTCGACCGTCGCCGCGTCCGGCACGGTGCTCTGGACCGGCATCGGGGAGAGCGTGATCATCCCGATGATCCTCTCGCCGATGGTCGGCTTCGTGCTCGGCTACGTCGTCATGATCGCCGTGCAGTGGATCTTCCGGAAGGGGCACCCGGGCCGGCTCAACCGGGGCTTCCGCTGGGCGCAGACCGCGTCCGCCGCCGCCATGTCGGTCGGCCACGGCATGCAGGACGCCGCCAAGACCATCGGCATCGTGGTGCTCGCCCTCTACGTCGGCGGCTACCAGGACGACCCCAGCTTCATCCCGGAGTGGGCGTTCTGGACGTCGGCCGCCGTGCTCGCCGCCGGCACGTACGCCGGTGGCTGGCGGATCATCCGGACCCTGGGTCGTAAGATCATCGACCTCCGGCCGCCGGAGGGCTTCGCCGCCGAGACCGTGGCCAGCGGCGTGCTCTACTTCAACGCGCTGGTCCTCGGCGCGCCGATCTCGACGACCCATACGATCACCTCGGCGATCATGGGCGTCGGCGCCACCAAGCGGCTCTCCGCCGTCCGATGGGGCGTGGCCGGCAACATCGTCGGGGCGTGGATCCTCACCTTCCCGGCCGCCGGTTCCATCGGCGCCCTGATGTACTTCCTGTTCCGCCCCCTGTTCAGCTGA
- a CDS encoding VOC family protein, protein MSEYPRLLHTVLDSTNPRELAEFYRQLLGLRYRPGDEPPTDGTADDRDWLVLTDSDGAAKLAFQLVDRLPRTTWPRHDVPMQLHLDFTVSNASELERQRARAEALGAELLFDRTDDPDEPLYVFADRSGHPFCIFVA, encoded by the coding sequence ATGTCCGAATACCCCCGGTTGCTGCACACCGTGCTCGACAGCACGAACCCGCGAGAGCTTGCCGAGTTCTACCGGCAGCTGCTCGGGCTGCGGTACCGGCCCGGTGACGAACCACCGACGGACGGGACTGCCGACGACCGGGACTGGCTCGTGCTCACGGACTCCGACGGAGCGGCCAAGCTCGCCTTCCAACTTGTCGACCGCCTGCCCCGGACCACCTGGCCCCGGCACGACGTGCCGATGCAGTTGCACCTCGACTTCACGGTCTCGAACGCGTCCGAGCTGGAGAGGCAGCGTGCGCGGGCGGAGGCCCTGGGCGCGGAGCTTCTGTTCGACCGGACCGACGACCCCGACGAGCCGTTGTACGTGTTCGCGGACCGGTCCGGTCACCCGTTCTGCATCTTCGTGGCCTGA
- a CDS encoding PPK2 family polyphosphate kinase yields the protein MRELLRVTPGAPVDLGAVDPRSTPGLPGPEVTGLRRKEWARRQVGLVGAGLGRQQEMLFADAKAREAARGGGAAGPGAAAGRRVLLVLQAMDCGGKDGTIKRVAGAMNPLGLHVRSFGPPTPEELRHDFLWRIRRALPPPGQVGVFNRSHYEDVLVARVESLVPESIWQARYDEINAFEREQVDAGVALVKVMLHISYAEQGRRLLERLDEPRKHWKYDPSDIEARARWDDYQAAYAEALGRCGTDAAPWYVVPADRKWYRDWAVAHLLRETFDTLDLGYPPAGFDVRRERERLLGPGRTA from the coding sequence ATGCGGGAGTTGCTCCGGGTGACGCCGGGCGCGCCGGTCGACCTCGGGGCGGTCGATCCCCGGTCGACGCCGGGTCTGCCCGGGCCCGAGGTGACCGGCCTGCGGCGCAAGGAGTGGGCCCGCCGCCAGGTCGGCTTGGTCGGCGCGGGACTGGGTCGGCAGCAGGAGATGCTCTTCGCCGACGCGAAGGCCCGGGAGGCGGCCCGGGGCGGTGGCGCGGCCGGGCCGGGCGCGGCCGCCGGGCGACGGGTGCTGCTGGTGCTCCAGGCGATGGACTGTGGCGGCAAGGACGGCACCATCAAGCGCGTGGCCGGCGCGATGAACCCGCTGGGCCTGCACGTCCGCTCGTTCGGCCCGCCCACCCCCGAGGAGCTGCGGCACGACTTCCTGTGGCGGATCCGGCGGGCGCTCCCGCCGCCCGGTCAGGTGGGGGTCTTCAACCGCTCGCACTACGAGGACGTGCTCGTGGCGCGCGTCGAATCGCTGGTGCCCGAGTCGATCTGGCAGGCCCGGTACGACGAGATCAACGCCTTCGAGCGGGAGCAGGTCGACGCGGGGGTGGCCCTGGTGAAGGTGATGCTGCACATCTCGTACGCCGAGCAGGGCCGGCGGCTGCTGGAGCGGCTCGACGAGCCGCGCAAGCACTGGAAGTACGACCCCTCGGACATTGAAGCCCGCGCCCGCTGGGACGACTACCAGGCCGCGTACGCCGAGGCCCTGGGCCGGTGCGGCACGGACGCCGCGCCCTGGTACGTGGTGCCGGCGGACCGCAAGTGGTACCGGGACTGGGCCGTCGCGCACCTGCTCCGCGAGACGTTCGACACTCTCGATCTCGGGTATCCGCCTGCCGGTTTCGACGTCCGGCGCGAACGGGAGCGGCTGCTGGGACCCGGGAGAACGGCGTAG
- the pstA gene encoding phosphate ABC transporter permease PstA, which translates to MTTTVTSHRTRPPAQPPTLRARRLPRYAAPAIGAAALLVAAAFVYGTGTGGPVLVVVVAALLYLAGLFAAANRVEGRRSARNRTWSALIHSAFVLAVLPLASVVWTLVSKGAERLDADFFLTSMNNIGARDPNGGAYHAIVGTLQQVGIAALITVPLGILCAIYIVEYGRGRFAAAIRFFVDVMTGIPSIVAGLFVLAFWVLIVSPWFNDGRPSFSGFAAALALSVLMLPTVVRSTEEMLRLVPAPLREGAYALGVPKWKTILRVVLPTALPGIVTGVMLAIARAAGETAPVLLVAGGGAAINFNPFENNQSSLALFVYQQAGDASRYAPARAWTAALTLVALVLILTVAAKLLARRNRLGR; encoded by the coding sequence ATGACAACCACCGTCACGTCGCACCGCACCCGTCCGCCGGCCCAGCCGCCCACGCTGCGGGCCCGGCGCCTGCCGAGGTACGCCGCGCCGGCCATCGGGGCAGCCGCCCTGCTGGTCGCCGCCGCGTTCGTGTACGGCACCGGCACCGGCGGCCCGGTGCTGGTCGTGGTGGTCGCCGCGCTGCTCTACCTGGCCGGCCTGTTCGCCGCCGCCAACAGGGTGGAGGGGCGGCGGTCGGCCCGCAACCGCACCTGGAGCGCGCTGATCCACTCCGCGTTCGTGCTGGCCGTCCTGCCGCTGGCCTCGGTGGTCTGGACGCTGGTCAGCAAGGGCGCCGAGCGGCTGGACGCCGACTTCTTCCTCACCTCGATGAACAACATCGGCGCGCGGGACCCGAACGGCGGCGCGTACCACGCGATCGTCGGCACGCTCCAGCAGGTCGGCATCGCCGCCCTGATCACCGTCCCGCTCGGCATCCTCTGCGCGATCTACATCGTCGAGTACGGCCGGGGCCGGTTCGCCGCCGCGATCCGCTTCTTCGTCGACGTGATGACGGGCATCCCGTCGATCGTCGCCGGCCTGTTCGTGCTGGCGTTCTGGGTGCTGATCGTCTCGCCGTGGTTCAACGACGGGCGGCCCAGCTTCTCCGGCTTCGCCGCCGCGCTCGCGCTGAGCGTGCTGATGCTGCCCACCGTGGTCCGCTCCACCGAGGAGATGCTGCGTCTCGTCCCGGCGCCGCTGCGCGAGGGGGCGTACGCCCTCGGCGTGCCGAAGTGGAAGACCATCCTGCGGGTCGTACTGCCGACCGCCCTGCCGGGCATCGTCACCGGCGTCATGCTCGCCATCGCCCGCGCGGCCGGCGAGACCGCCCCGGTGCTGCTCGTCGCCGGCGGCGGCGCGGCGATCAACTTCAACCCGTTCGAGAACAACCAGTCGTCGCTGGCCCTCTTCGTCTACCAGCAGGCCGGCGACGCGTCCCGGTACGCGCCGGCGCGGGCGTGGACGGCGGCACTCACCCTGGTCGCCCTCGTGCTGATCCTGACCGTCGCGGCGAAGCTGCTGGCCCGTCGCAACCGGCTCGGCCGATGA
- a CDS encoding co-chaperone GroES has protein sequence MTADQNLDSKLPIRLLHDRVLVRMEGSEGERRSTAGIVIPATAAVGKRLAWATAVGVGPNVRAIVSGDRVLFDPDDRSEVELHGRGYVLLRERDVHAVAAERVENDSTGLYL, from the coding sequence GTGACCGCCGACCAGAATCTCGACTCCAAGCTGCCGATCCGCCTGCTGCACGACCGTGTGCTGGTGCGGATGGAGGGGAGCGAGGGTGAGCGACGCTCGACCGCCGGCATCGTGATTCCGGCGACCGCCGCCGTGGGCAAGCGCCTGGCCTGGGCCACCGCCGTGGGCGTGGGGCCGAACGTACGCGCCATCGTCTCGGGCGACCGGGTCCTCTTCGACCCCGACGACCGCTCCGAGGTCGAGCTGCACGGCCGCGGGTACGTGCTGCTGCGCGAGCGCGACGTGCACGCCGTGGCCGCCGAGCGGGTGGAGAACGACTCCACCGGCCTCTACCTCTGA
- a CDS encoding NUDIX domain-containing protein, with product MTIDADGFPAPPALVAHARRFRAEGGTPAAPRVAATVLLLRPAGDDFEVYLIRRVAAMAFGGMYAFPGGGVDPSDSQAHLDWAGPTPAGWGERLGLTPEAAQAVVCAAAREVFEEAGVLLAGPDAQTVVGDVSGDDWEADRVALEQRRGGFADLLARRGLTLRSDLLLPWSRWITPEFEPRRFDTYFFVALLPEGQRTRDVSGEADHTLWVRPADALARAEAGELTMLPPTLVSLAQVAAGGDLPGVARAAATRDAATPVTPRLDVPETGEPRFVLG from the coding sequence ATGACGATCGACGCCGACGGCTTCCCCGCACCCCCGGCGCTCGTGGCGCACGCCCGCCGCTTCCGCGCCGAGGGCGGCACCCCGGCGGCGCCCCGGGTCGCGGCCACCGTGCTGCTGCTCCGCCCCGCCGGCGACGACTTCGAGGTGTACCTGATCCGGCGGGTCGCCGCGATGGCCTTCGGCGGGATGTACGCCTTCCCCGGCGGCGGGGTCGACCCCTCGGACTCGCAGGCGCACCTGGACTGGGCCGGCCCGACGCCGGCCGGGTGGGGTGAGCGGCTGGGGCTGACCCCCGAGGCCGCGCAGGCGGTCGTCTGCGCCGCCGCCCGGGAGGTCTTCGAGGAGGCCGGGGTCCTGCTCGCCGGCCCCGACGCACAGACCGTGGTCGGCGACGTGAGCGGTGACGACTGGGAGGCCGACCGGGTGGCGCTGGAGCAGCGCCGGGGCGGCTTCGCGGACCTGCTCGCCCGGCGCGGGCTCACCCTCCGGTCGGACCTGCTGCTGCCGTGGAGCCGGTGGATCACGCCGGAGTTCGAACCGCGCCGCTTCGACACGTACTTCTTCGTGGCCCTGCTGCCGGAGGGGCAGCGGACCCGTGACGTCTCCGGGGAGGCCGACCACACCCTGTGGGTCCGCCCGGCGGACGCCCTGGCCCGGGCGGAGGCCGGCGAGCTGACCATGCTCCCGCCCACCCTGGTGAGCCTGGCCCAGGTGGCGGCCGGCGGCGACCTGCCCGGCGTCGCGCGCGCGGCGGCGACCCGGGACGCGGCAACCCCGGTCACGCCCCGCCTCGACGTGCCCGAGACCGGCGAGCCCCGGTTCGTGCTGGGCTGA